Proteins encoded in a region of the Prunus persica cultivar Lovell chromosome G4, Prunus_persica_NCBIv2, whole genome shotgun sequence genome:
- the LOC18779852 gene encoding aspartic proteinase nepenthesin-2: protein MSGAHPLFVTSLFLCLISISTFHPTYSKPNGGFSLKLIPRDSPESPLYPGNLTVVERIQRMIKFTEARAHILDLISSSNYSTIEPNNLSLIRDSFFYMVQVGIGTPVEFQFLLMDTGGGLIWTQCQPCINCYRQTKTHIFVPSQSSTYRRLPCDHPLCHGDLPLYQCVNDECVYNIGYGGGSSTRGVVSYETFTFPLDATRTIDNMIFGCSNDNRNIQFSIHGVISGIMGLSLSPDSLVSQLADQTQRRFSYCLVPFTEAQMQPSVLRFGDTIPLPSSNVYTTPFVTPGGSNYYHLNLLDISVGMRPLMFPPGTFTARIGFSGGFFIDSGALISQLDQNLVNERNVYREVMRAFQNHYDSFHLQRLGRVPEGFPLCYKYPPEFNQFASLTYQLEGGNYVVDPKYVNFYNTQAGYFCVAMMPGTGKSILGAWHQQNMRVTYNGAINSLQFSTETCANDHP, encoded by the coding sequence ATGAGTGGAGCCCATCCTTTATTTGTCACAAGTCTCTTCCTTTGCCTCATCTCAATCTCCACATTCCATCCAACATATTCAAAACCGAATGGTGGTTTTAGCCTCAAGCTCATCCCTAGAGACTCTCCTGAATCTCCTTTATACCCTGGAAACCTCACTGTAGTTGAACGAATTCAAAGAATGATCAAGTTCACCGAAGCTAGGGCTCACATTTTGGACTTGATTTCATCTTCAAATTATTCCACCATAGAACCTAACAATCTTAGTTTGATTCGTGACAGCTTCTTTTATATGGTGCAGGTTGGCATTGGGACCCCGGTTGAGTTCCAGTTCCTACTTATGGACACTGGCGGCGGCCTAATTTGGACCCAGTGCCAACCTTGTATTAATTGTTACCGACAAACTAAAACTCACATTTTTGTTCCAAGCCAATCGAGCACTTATCGAAGGCTTCCTTGCGACCACCCTCTTTGCCATGGTGATCTTCCTTTGTACCAATGTGTTAACGATGAATGTGTCTACAACATTGGCTATGGTGGTGGGTCATCAACTCGAGGTGTTGTTTCTTATGAAACGTTCACATTCCCATTGGACGCCACTAGAACTATCGATAACATGATCTTCGGTTGTTCAAATGATAATCGGAACATTCAATTCTCGATACATGGTGTGATTTCGGGGATAATGGGGTTGAGTTTGAGCCCTGATTCACTGGTGTCCCAATTGGCTGATCAAACCCAGAGACGTTTCTCTTATTGCTTGGTCCCTTTTACTGAAGCACAAATGCAACCTAGTGTGCTAAGGTTTGGGGATACCATACCCTTACCATCTTCAAATGTTTACACAACTCCATTTGTCACACCAGGAGGATCAAATTATTACCACTTAAATCTGTTGGACATAAGTGTTGGAATGCGCCCGTTAATGTTTCCACCGGGCACCTTTACGGCTAGGATAGGTTTTTCCGGTGGTTTCTTCATCGACTCCGGTGCCCTAATCTCCCAACTTGATCAAAATCTCGTTAATGAACGCAACGTGTACCGGGAGGTGATGAGGGCATTTCAGAATCATTATGATTCTTTCCATCTTCAAAGGCTGGGTAGAGTGCCTGAAGGGTTCCCATTATGTTACAAATATCCTCCGGAATTTAATCAATTTGCCTCCTTGACGTACCAGTTGGAAGGTGGTAATTATGTTGTTGATCCAAAGTATGTGAATTTCTATAATACTCAGGCAGGTTATTTTTGCGTAGCAATGATGCCAGGAACTGGGAAATCTATACTAGGAGCATGGCATCAGCAAAATATGAGGGTCACCTACAATGGCGCCATCAACTCACTCCAATTTTCTACCGAAACTTGTGCTAATGACCATCCTTAA
- the LOC18779524 gene encoding uclacyanin 1, with the protein MASEKSTLIFLVMLALCGVCFGVVHRVGDSSGWSSRGLVDYNEWTSTKDFYVGDTLIFAYNNQFHNVMQVTNQDYESCNPTSPIAVYTSGSDNITLDGPGNFYFLCGAAGHCQAGQRVEIMATLPTPDGSFVSPSPAPYGSSPSASHSEVSPSSEQSSGPAPHSEMMSPSSALSIHFSKLGLGVTVVGDSNGWTSRGLVDYNEWASTKDFHVNDSLIFTYNNQFHNVMQVTNQDFESCNPTSPVAVYTSGSDTITLEGPGKFYFMCGAPGHCQAGQRVEITATLPTPDDSFASPTPTPYGSSPSASHPEVLSPSSALSTSPALHFSKLGYLPTCSLRIRYLDFQDYYYV; encoded by the exons ATGGCTTCGGAAAAAAGTACACTGATTTTCTTGGTTATGCTTGCTTTATGTGGTGTTTGTTTTGGTGTTGTGCATAGAGTTGGTGACTCTAGTGGGTGGTCTTCTAGAGGCCTTGTTGATTACAACGAGTGGACTTCAACAAAAGACTTCTATGTTGGCGACACACTCATATTTGCTTACAACAATCAATTCCACAACGTGATGCAAGTTACTAACCAAGATTACGAATCTTGCAACCCTACTTCTCCGATCGCAGTCTATACCTCGGGATCTGACAACATCACCCTTGATGGGCCTGGCAACTTTTACTTTTTGTGTGGTGCTGCTGGCCATTGTCAAGCCGGACAAAGGGTTGAGATCATGGCCACCCTACCTACACCAGATGGCTCTTTTGTAAGTCCAAGCCCGGCACCTTATGGATCCTCACCTTCAGCTTCTCATTCAGAAGTGTCGCCAAGCTCTGAACAAAGTAGTGGTCCTGCTCCTCATTCTGAAATGATGTCGCCAAGCTCAGCTCTAAGCATTCATTTTTCGAAACTTGGGTTGGGTGTCACCGT AGTTGGTGACTCCAACGGGTGGACTTCTAGAGGCCTTGTTGATTACAATGAATGGGCATCAACAAAAGACTTTCATGTCAACGACTCCCTCATTTTTACTTACAACAATCAATTCCACAACGTGATGCAAGTTACCAACCAAGATTTTGAATCTTGCAACCCTACCTCTCCAGTCGCAGTCTATACCTCAGGATCTGACACCATCACCCTTGAAGGACCTGGCAAGTTTTACTTTATGTGTGGTGCTCCTGGCCATTGTCAAGCCGGACAAAGGGTTGAGATCACGGCCACCCTACCTACACCAGATGACTCATTTGCAAGTCCAACCCCGACACCTTATGGATCATCACCTTCAGCCTCTCATCCTGAAGTGCTGTCGCCAAGCTCAGCTCTAAGCACTAGTCCTGCTCTTCATTTTTCGAAACTTGG ATATTTGCCTACATGCTCCTTGAGGATACGATACTTGGACTTCCAAGATTATTACTACGTGTGA
- the LOC18780271 gene encoding aspartic proteinase CDR1, which produces MAGVSSVLDITLFLCLITISAFHPTYSKPNGFSLKLIPRDAPESPLYPGNLTLLERIQRMIKFSEARSHYLDLISSSNSTVEIDNISLTLLRDNFFYMVQVGIGSPATLVFLLLDTGGSLIWTQCKPCQNCYIQATPIYDSTQSWSYRKLACNHPFCQGPRALYQCVNDECVYNINYGGGALTRGIASIEIFTFPFNITTSVRIADIVFGCSNDNRNIQFAKNGVISGVLGLSLNPDSLLSQLADQTQRRFSYCLVPFTEAQMAPSVVRFGDDIPAPPGGISTTPFVTRPGSPFYNLNLLDISVGSRKLGFPPGTFAYSQSGTRGFFIDSGALISQLDQNANGRNTYREVMGAFQNYYDSLHLTRIGRVPEGFQLCYSYTPQFTQFASMTYHFEGSNYVVDPRYVNFYNHEAGYFCVAMMPGNGKSILGAWHQQNMRLIYDLNTHALQFTPEICANDNP; this is translated from the coding sequence ATGGCTGGAGTCTCATCTGTTCTTGACATAACTCTCTTTCTTTGTCTCATCACAATCTCTGCATTCCATCCAACATATTCAAAACCAAATGGTTTCAGCCTCAAGCTCATCCCCAGAGACGCTCCTGAATCTCCTTTATACCCTGGAAACCTCACTCTACTAGAACGAATTCAAAGAATGATCAAGTTCTCCGAAGCCAGATCTCACTATTTGGACTTAATTTCATCTTCAAATTCCACCGTAGAAATTGACAATATAAGTCTTACTTTGCTTCGTGACAACTTCTTCTACATGGTGCAAGTCGGCATTGGATCCCCAGCCACACTTGTGTTCCTACTTTTGGATACCGGCGGCAGCCTAATTTGGACGCAGTGCAAACCTTGTCAAAATTGTTACATACAAGCAACTCCCATTTACGATTCAACACAATCATGGAGTTATCGAAAGCTTGCTTGTAACCACCCCTTTTGTCAAGGTCCCCGGGCCCTTTACCAATGTGTTAACGATGAATGTGTCTACAACATCAATTATGGTGGTGGGGCATTGACTAGAGGTATAGCTTCTATTGAAATATTTACATTTCCATTTAACATCACAACCAGTGTACGCATCGCTGACATAGTCTTTGGTTGTTCGAACGACAATCGAAACATTCAATTTGCGAAAAATGGTGTCATTTCGGGGGTGTTGGGGTTAAGCTTGAACCCTGATTCACTGTTGTCCCAGTTGGCTGATCAAACCCAAAGACGTTTCTCATATTGCTTGGTTCCTTTTACTGAAGCACAAATGGCTCCTAGTGTGGTAAGGTTTGGGGATGATATACCCGCACCACCTGGAGGTATTAGCACAACTCCTTTTGTTACACGACCAGGATCTCCATTTTACAACTTAAATCTGTTGGATATAAGTGTTGGATCACGCAAGTTAGGGTTTCCACCGGGTACCTTTGCATATAGTCAAAGTGGTACCCGTGGTTTCTTCATTGATTCAGGTGCCCTAATCTCTCAACTTGATCAAAATGCCAATGGACGTAACACGTACCGGGAGGTTATGGGGGCATTTCAAAACTATTATGATTCTCTCCATCTTACAAGAATTGGTCGAGTGCCTGAAGGGTTTCAATTGTGTTACAGCTATACGCCGCAATTTACTCAATTTGCCTCCATGACATACCATTTTGAGGGTTCTAATTATGTTGTTGATCCAAGATATGTGAACTTTTATAATCATGAGGCAGGTTATTTTTGTGTAGCAATGATGCCAGGAAATGGGAAATCTATACTAGGAGCATGGCATCAGCAAAATATGAGGCTCATCTACGATCTCAACACCCATGCGCTCCAATTTACTCCTGAAATTTGTGCTAACGACAATCCTTAA
- the LOC18779103 gene encoding glucose-6-phosphate/phosphate translocator 1, chloroplastic, whose protein sequence is MICSVKQYSTITNGSDIFLRQSTRPPMQRSLLLPSLPVQKSQRSVISVQKALHVSAIESFGSPKPRTSLIKCQAYEADRSQPIESNIELPKADTRSEAAKKLKIGVYFAMWWALNVVFNIYNKKVLNAYPFPWLTSTLSLACGSLIMLISWATRIAEVPKTDMDFWKALFPVAVAHTIGHVAATVSMSKVAVSFTHIIKSGEPAFSVLVSRFLLGESFPTSVYLSLLPIIGGCGLAALTELNFNMIGFMGAMISNLAFVFRNIFSKRGMKGKSVSGMNYYACLSMLSLIILTPFAIAVEGPAMWKAGFETAFSQIGPNLIWWMAAQSVFYHLYNQVSYMSLDEISPLTFSIGNTMKRISVIVSSIIIFHTPVQPVNALGAAIAIFGTFLYSQSKQ, encoded by the exons ATGATCTGCTCTGTGAAGCAATACTCAACTATAACAAATGGGTCTGATATCTTTTTGCGGCAGAGCACTCGGCCGCCGATGCAAAGATCGTTGCTTTTGCCCTCTCTTCCGGTGCAAAAGTCTCAGAGATCAGTTATTTCAGTGCAAAAGGCCTTACATGTGTCTGCGATCGAGAGTTTTGGGTCTCCAAAGCCTCGAACAAGTTTGATCAAATGCCAAGCTTACGAGGCCGACCGATCGCAGCCGATCGAGTCGAACATCGAGCTTCCGAAGGCCGATACTCGATCAGAGGCGGCGAAGAAGCTGAAGATCGGTGTGTATTTTGCTATGTGGTGGGCTCTGAACGTGGTTTTCAATATATACAATAAGAAGGTGTTGAATGCCTACCCCTTCCCTTGGTTGACCTCCACTTTGTCTTTGGCATGTGGGTCTCTGATCATGTTGATCTCCTGGGCTACTAGGATTGCTGAGGTGCCCAAGACTGATATGGACTTCTGGAAGGCTCTGTTTCCT GTTGCTGTGGCACATACAATTGGGCATGTAGCAGCGACTGTTAGTATGTCTAAGGTTGCAGTTTCTTTCACTCATATCATCAAGAGTGGAGAGCCAGCTTTCAGTGTATTGGTTTCAAGGTTCCTGTTGGGCGAGTCCTTCCCTACATCCGTCTACCTGTCCCTCCTTCCAATCATCGGTGGGTGTGGTCTTGCTGCCTTGACAGAGCTTAACTTCAACATGATAG GATTTATGGGGGCCATGATATCTAACCTGGCGTTTGTCTTTCGTAACATATTTTCAAAGCGGGGCATGAAGGGAAAGTCTGTTAGTGGGATGAACTATTATGCCTGTCTATCTATGTTGTCGCTCATAATTCTCACACCATTTGCAATTGCGGTGGAGGGACCTGCGATGTGGAAAGCTGGATTTGAAACGGCCTTCTCTCAAATTGGACCCAACTTAATATG GTGGATGGCGGCCCAGAGTGTCTTCTATCATCTCTACAACCAGGTGTCATACATGTCCCTGGACGAGATTTCTCCCTTGACATTTAGCATAGGAAACACCATGAAACGTATATCTGTCATAGTGTCCTCCATCATCATATTCCACACACCTGTTCAGCCCGTCAATGCTCTTGGAGCTGCT
- the LOC18779629 gene encoding uncharacterized protein LOC18779629 — MAFRKSTLIFLVMLALCGVCFGAVYRVGDSNGWTSRGLVDYNEWASTKDFHVNDTLIFAYNNQFHNVMQVTTQDFESCNPNSPIAVYSSGSDTITLDRPGNFYFLCGAPGHCRAGQRVEIMATLPTPDDSSPSASPTEAISASSALSNGLALHFSKLGLGVTIVGDFSGWSSRGLVDYNEWASTKDFHVGDTLTFSYNNQFHNVMQVTNEDYESCNPASPIAVYASGSDTITLERPDNFYFLCGAPGHCQAGQRVEILATLPTPDDSFTGPSPTPSASPADAMSPSSALSSSPALHFSKLGLGVTIWNRGVPPDRYSPEGKARYAIAHYVYDHRLSPE, encoded by the exons ATGGCTTTCAGAAAAAGTACATTGATTTTCTTGGTTATGCTTGCTTTATGTGGTGTTTGTTTTGGTGCTGTGTATAGAGTTGGTGATTCTAATGGGTGGACTTCTAGAGGCCTTGTTGACTACAACGAGTGGGCTTCAACAAAAGACTTCCATGTTAACGATACACTCATATTTGCTTACAACAATCAATTCCACAACGTGATGCAAGTTACTACCCAAGATTTTGAATCTTGCAACCCTAACTCTCCGATCGCAGTCTATTCCTCGGGATCTGACACCATCACCCTTGATAGGCCTGGCAACTTTTACTTTTTGTGTGGTGCTCCTGGTCATTGTCGAGCCGGACAAAGGGTTGAGATCATGGCCACGCTACCTACACCGGATGATTCCTCACCTTCAGCCTCTCCTACTGAAGCGATTTCGGCAAGCTCTGCTCTAAGTAATGGTCTTGCACTTCATTTTTCGAAACTTGGGTTGGGTGTCACCAT AGTTGGTGACTTTAGCGGGTGGTCTTCTAGAGGCCTTGTTGATTACAACGAGTGGGCTTCAACAAAAGACTTCCATGTTGGTGACACGCTTACATTTTCTTACAACAATCAATTCCATAACGTGATGCAAGTTACTAACGAAGATTACGAATCTTGCAACCCTGCTTCTCCTATCGCAGTCTATGCCTCGGGATCTGACACCATCACCCTTGAAAGGCCCGACAACTTTTACTTTTTGTGTGGTGCTCCTGGTCATTGTCAAGCCGGACAAAGGGTTGAGATTCTGGCCACCCTACCTACACCAGATGACTCATTTACAGGTCCAAGTCCGACACCTTCAGCCTCTCCTGCTGATGCGATGTCGCCAAGCTCAGCTCTAAGTAGCAGTCCTGCTCTTCATTTTTCGAAACTTGGGTTGGGTGTCACCAT ATGGAACCGTGGGGTTCCACCTGATCGTTACTCACCAGAAGGCAAAGCAAGATATGCTATTGCCCATTATGTGTATGATCACAGGTTATCTCCTGAGTGA